Below is a genomic region from Enterobacter hormaechei subsp. xiangfangensis.
TAAGGAATAGTGACCATGACACTCCTGAACACCGAAGTTGCCGTTGTTGGCGGCGGTATGGTCGGCGGCGCACTGGCGCTGGGGCTGGCGCAGCAGGGATTTGACGTAACCGTTATTGAACAGGCGGCTCCGCCGGCATTCGATCCTGCCAGCCAACCGGACGTGCGTATTTCCGCCATCAGCGCGGCCTCTGTTGATCTGCTTCGCGGGCTGGGCGTCTGGGAGGCGGTGCTGGCGATGCGCGCGCATCCTTACAGCCGTCTCGAAACCTGGGAGTGGGAAAATGCTCACGTGTCGTTTGATGCCGCCGAGCTGAAACTGCCGCGCCTGGGCTATATGGTGGAAAACAACGTGCTCCAGCAGGCACTCTGGCAGGCGCTGGAGGCGCACCCGAAGGTGACGCTGCGCGTGCCGGACTCGCTGAAAGGCCTGCATCGTCATGAGGGCGGGTATCTCCTGACGCTGGACAACGACGATGAGCTGGCCGTGAAGCTGGTGGTGGGGGCGGATGGCGCGAACTCGCAGGTCAGGCAGATGGCAGGCATTGGGATCCATGCCTGGCAGTACCAGCAGTCCTGCATGCTGATCACCGTTCAGTCAGCAAACGCGCCGGGCGAAAGCACCTGGCAGCATTTTACGCCGAACGGCCCGCATGCATTCTTACCGCTGTTTGATAACTGGGCTTCGCTGGTGTGGTACGACAAACCGGCGCGCATTCGACAGTTGCAGGGGCTGTCCATGGATCAGTTGCAGCGCGAAATCCGCCAGCACTTCCCGAGCCGTCTGGGCAACGTGACCCCGGTTGCCGCCGGCGCATTCCCGCTGATGCGACGCCATGCGTTGCAGTATGCCCGTGAAGGACTGGTGCTTGTGGGGGACGCGGCGCACACCATTCATCCGCTGGCGGGGCAGGGGGTGAATCTGGGATACCGTGACGTCGATGCGTTACTGGATGTGCTGGGTAACGCTCGCGCCCACGCGGAAGCCTGGGCCAGCCATCAGGTTCTGAAGCGCTACCAGACGCGCCGTATGGCGGATAACTTCATTATGCAGTCGGGGATGGATCTGTTCTATGCCGGGTTCAGCAATGATGTTGGTCCGGTGCGTATAGTGCGCAATATTGGATTGATGGCAGCGGAACGTGCCGGTGGTCTGAAGCGTCAGGCCCTGAAGTACGCCCTCGGACTCTGATCTTTATTCCCTCTCCCCGTGGGAGAGGGTTAGGGTGAAGGCATCAGGCCGCACTATTCTGAACAACAAAAACAAAAAAGCCCGCAGAGCGGGCTTGTTTGTTTAAAGTGGCTGGGGTGCAGGGATTCGAACCCCGGAATGCTGGTATCAGAAACCAGAGCCTTACCGCTTGGCGACACCCCAATTGCGTTAAACAAACTGCTTAACGACTTTAAAGTGGCTGGGGTACGAGGATTCGAACCTCGGAATGCCGGAATCAGAATCCGGTGCCTTACCGCTTGGCGATACCCCAACAATGTTCAGTTTACCGAATCGTATTCGATAACGTAAATATGGTGGCTACGACGGGATTCGAACCTGTGACCCCATCATTATGAGTGATGTGCTCTAACCAACTGAGCTACGTAGCCAGTACTGCAATCTTCGATGGCTGGGGTACCTGGATTCGAACCAGGGAATGCCGGTATCAAAAACCGGTGCCTTACCGCTTGGCGATACCCCAATACCGCGGAGAACCGCATGATCGAAGAAATATGGCTGGGGTACCTGGATTCGAACCAGGGAATGCCGGTATCAAAAACCGGTGCCTTACCGCTTGGCGATACCCCATCCGTGCAACGCTTACCTGGGAATGGTGCGGGAGGCGAGACTTGAACTCGCACACCTTGCGGCGCCAGAACCTAAATCTGGTGCGTCTACCAATTTCGCCACTCCCGCAAAAAAGATGGTGGCTACGACGGGATTCGAACCTGTGACCCCATCATTATGAGTGATGTGCTCTAACCAACTGAGCTACGTAGCCATCTTTTTTTCGCGTTACCTTATCGGCGTTGCGGGGCGCATTATGCGTATAGACCCTTGCAGCGTCAACACCTTTTTCAATGAAAATAGCCGGAATGTGACTGTTTGGTTAGGTTGCGAACAGCGAGGCCGAATATTCGACAATTATTGGTTATTAATCGATTTTATGCCGGGAAAAGAGAGGCAAAAAAATCAGGCCCCGGAGGGCCTGATTATAGTCTGGACATTATTTATAAGCAGACTGGTGAACGCCCACCGCGCGTCCTGACGGATCGTTCATCGCTTTGAAGGATTCATCCCATTCAATGGCTTTAGCAGAAGAGCAGGCGACCGAAGGACCACCCGGTACGCACTCGGCTGCGCTTGGAACCGGGAACAGCTCCTCAAAGATCTCACGGTACAAATACGCCTCTTTCGAGGCTGGCGTGTTGTACGGGAAACGGAAGCTCGCAGTTTCCAGTTGTTGATCAGAAACCTGTTTCGCCGCCACCTCTTTCAGGGTGTCGATCCAGCTGTAGCCTACGCCATCGGAGAACTGCTCTTTCTGACGCCACGCCACGCTCGCCGGCAGGTAGGATTCAAAACATTCACGCAGGATATGTTTCTCCATTTTGCCGTTGCCGCACATTTTGTCCTGTGGGTTGATGCGCATCGCCACATCGAGGAATTTCTTATCGAGGAACGGCACGCGGGCTTCCACACCCCAGGCGGACATCGCTTTGTTGGCGCGCGCGCAGTCAAACATGTGCAGTGCCTGTAGCTTACGCACCGTTTCTTCATGCAGCTCTTTGGCGTTCGGTGCTTTGTGGAAATAGAGGTAACCGCCAAACACTTCGTCAGAACCCTCGCCGGAGAGCACCATCTTGATGCCCATCGCTTTGATCTTTCGCGACATCAAATACATCGGCGTGGAGGCGCGAATGGTGGTCACATCATAGGTTTCAATGTGATAGATCACATCGCGGATCGCATCCAGACCTTCCTGTACGGTGAAGTGAATTTCATGGTGCACCGTGCCAAGATGGTTCGCCACTTCCTGGGCGGCTTTCAGGTCAGGTGCCCCTTCCAGACCCACGGCAAAGGAGTGCAGCTGTGGCCACCAGGCTTCAGAGCGCTCCTGATCTTCCACGCGACGTGCGGCGAATTTCTTGGTGATCGCGGAGATCACGGAGGAGTCCAGACCGCCGGAGAGCAGTACACCGTAGGGGACATCTGACATCAGGTGGCTTTTCACTGACTCTTCCAGCGCCTGACGCAGTTCCGCTTTGTCCGTCACGTTGTCTTTCACCGCTTCATAATCAAACCAGTCGCGCTGGTAGTACGGGCGGATCTCGCCGTCCTGGCTCCACAGGTAGCTACCTGCCGGGAACTCTTTGATGGTGCGGCATACCGGTACCAGGGCTTTCATCTCTGAGGCAACGTAGAAGTTACCGTGTTCATCGTGTCCCATGTACAGCGGGATAATACCAATATGGTCGCGGCCAATCAGGTAAGCGTCTTTTTCGCTGTCGTACAGGGCGAAGGCGAACATACCTTGCAGGTCGTCGAGGAACTCCGGGCCTTTCTCCTGATACAGCGCCAGGATCACTTCGCAGTCTGAGCCGGTCTGAAACGCGTAGCGATCGCCGTACTCAGCGCGCAGCGCCTGATGGTTGTAAATTTCACCGTTAACAGCCAGCGCGTGCGTTTTTTTCTCGTTATACAGCGGCTGTGCGCCAGCGTTGACATCAACAATGGAGAGACGTTCGTGAGCCAGAATCGCTTTATCGCTGGCGTAAACGCCTGACCAGTCCGGACCGCGATGGCGCATCAGGCGGGACAATTCGAGTGCTTTTTTACGCAGTTCGCCCGCGTCAGTTTTAATATCCAGTACGCCAAAAATAGAACACATAACCTTCTCCGTTAACCCTGTTGCGTTGTGATGTTGCTTGCTTATGAAAATGCCGCAAAAAGGGGAGGGGGCGCAAGCGTTTTACCGATGAAAACGTAAAAAGTGCAATGGCAATTGCCGAATCTTAAAAAAAGAGTATGCCTTAAGCGATTCTATTGATGATTTCTCAATGAAGAGCTGATTTCGTTAGATGAAGTGATGTTTTCAGACAGCAGAAATGAAAAACCACGCCCTGAGGCGTGGTTCTGAATCAAATAACGTCGATTTCGTCGACAGAGGGGTAAATCCAGCTTGGCCGGAACGGCATCGTATCAATGTCATCAAGCTGTGAAACGCCAGAAAGCACCAGGATGGTTTCAAGCCCCGCCTGGAAGCCAGCAAGAATATCGGTACGCAGGTTGTCGCCCACAATGACGGTTTCTTCTGAGTGTGCCTGCATCGTATTCAGTGCGGCGCGGATAATCCACGGGCTCGGTTTACCGACAACAAACGGCTTACGGCCCGAGATTTTTTCGATACCGGCACACAGCGCACCGCAGGCGGGATAAAAACCGCGACCGTGCGTGTCCGGGTTGGTGGCGATAAAACGCGCACCGTTGGCGACAAAGTAGGCTGCCTTATGCATCATCTCCCAGTTAAAGGAGCGCGTTTCGCCCACGATGACAAAGTCCGGGTTCACGTCGGTGATGGTGAAGCCCGCTTTATACAGCTCGTGGATCAGCGCACCTTCACCAACCACATAGGCTTTTTTGCCTTCCTGACGCTTCAGGAAATCCGCGGTCGCCATCGCAGAGGTATAAAACACGCTGTCCGGGACGTTGACGCCCGCAGTAGCAAAGCGGTTTGCCAGATCCTGACCAGTCTGTGAAGGGTAGTTCGTGAGAAGAACCAGTGGCATTCCTTTGTCGATGATGCGGTGAAGAAACTCCGCAGCACCCGGCACGGCAACGTTGTCGTGCATCAGCACGCCGTCGATATCACAAATTACATTCTTAATGGTCATGGACAATCCGACATCAAAAAAAGAAGGCGTTACTATAAGATCCGATCAGGATTCCAGCAAATGTTGCAGCAGGATCCCGTTCAGCATGGCACGTTTTACCAGGGCGAATGCGCCAATTGCCGAGCGGTGATCGAGCGTAGATCGCACCACCGGCAAATTCTGGCGAAATGCCTTCAGCGCCTGGGTATTGATGCAGCCTTCAATGGCGGGCAGTAACACTTTTTCGGCTTCAACGATCTCGCCGGCAATCACCACCTTTTGCGGATTAAACAGGTTGATGGCAATGGCGATGGTCTTACCCAGGTGGCGTCCTACCTGTTCGATCACTTCGCAGGCCAGCGCATCGCCTTTGTTTGCCGCTTTGCAGATGGTGCCGATCTTACAATCGTCCAGCGTGACGCGGCTCTGGTAACCCTGCTCCAGCAGATGGCGAACGCGATGTTCAATGGCGGCGTTGGCGGCAACGGTTTCAAGACAGCCAAAATTACCGCAGTGGCAGCGCTCGCCAAGCGGTTCCACCTGGATATGACCAATCTCGCCTACGTTACCGTTACGACCAATAAAAATGCGGCCATTCGAGATGATGCCCGCACCTGTACCACGGTGAACGCGCACCAGAATAGAGTCTTCGCAGTCCTGGCTCGCACCAAAGTAGTGCTCCGCCAGCGCCAGCGAGCGAATATCGTGACCAACAAAGCAGGTCAGCTTGAAGCGCTTTTCCAGCGCCTCAACCAGCCCCCAGTTCTCTACCTTAATATGCGGCATGTAGCGAATAACGCCGCTTTCCGGGTCAACCAGGCCGGGCAAAATCACCGAGATGGCGATGAGTTCACGGATCTTGCGCTGACAGCTTTCGATAAACTGCGCAATGGTATTCAGTAACGCATGTTCAAGCGTCTCCTGCGTGCGCTCAGGAAGGGGGTAATGCTCTTCGGCAATGGCCTTGCTGCTCAGGTCGTAGAGCGTAAGAGTGGTGTCATGACGTCCTAAGCGAACGCCAATGGCCTGAAAATTGCGGGTTTCCGTGACGATGGAAATCGCGCGGCGGCCCCCGGTGGAGGCCTGCTGATCGACTTCTTTGATCAGGCCGCGCTCAATAAGCTGACGTGTAATTTTTGTCACGCTGGCGGGAGCAAGCTGGCTTTGTTCGGCTATCTGAATGCGTGAGATTGGCCCGTGCTGGTCAATCAGGCGATAAACTGCCGCGCTGTTAAGTTGTTTAACGAGATCGACATTACCGATTTGAGCTTGTCCGCCTGGTGTCATACTTTTACTTACTCAGTGACGACCTCGTTACCATTAACGATGGTCTTAATAATTTTATAATCGTGTGTGAACGCCGTCAGGTTTGCAACCATACCTGGCGCAATACCACCGAGCTGTTTATCGACGCCAATGGCGCGCGCCGGATAAAGCGTGGCCATGCGCAGCACTTCCTCAAGCGCGATGCCGCAATGTTCAACGAGGTTACGTACCCCTTCGATCATCGTCAGAGAAGAACCGCTCAGCGTGCCGTTCTCATCCACACACAGTCCATTCCGGTAGTATATTGTTTTACCAGCAAAAATGAACTGCTCAATATTCGCTCCTGCCGGAGCGGTAGCATCCGTCACCAGGCAGAGCTTGTCGCCTTTCAGGCGTTTGGCGTTGCGGATGTTGGTGTAATCGACATGCAAGCCGTCGGCGATAATGCCGCAGTAGACGTCTGGTTCATCCAGAATTGCGCCAACCAGTCCCGGTTCGCGGCCAGTAATATAGGGCATCGCGTTATAAAGGTGTGTGGCAAATGTAATGCCTGCGCGGAAACCGGCCTTCGCCTCTTTCAGCGTCGCGTTCGAATGGCCCGCAGATACCACAATCCCGGCGGCGGCCAGTTTGCTGATAACGTCCGTGCCGGTCATTTCCGGGGCCAGCGTCACTTTGGTGATCACATCGGCATTGGCGCACATGTAATCCACCAGCTCGGCATCCGGTTTGCGCACGTAGTTTGGGTTATGGGTGCCTTTCTTGACCATATTCAGCCAGGGCCCTTCCAGGTGCAGGCCCAGCGCCTGATTCGGATGTTTTGCCAGGTATTCGCGCATGACGCGGATACCCTGTTTCATCAGGTCATCGCTGCTGGTGATCAGCGTTGGCAGATAGCTGGTGCAGCCCGATTTCTCGTTGGCTTTCTGCATAATTTCCAGCGTTTCAACCGTCACCGCTTCTGCGGTATCGTTAAACTGGACACCGCCGCAGCCGTTAAGCTGTACGTCGATGAAACCGGGGGAGATTACAGCTCTATTGAGTGAACGCTGTTCGATCTCCGTCGGCAGTTCCGCCAGCGGGCAAACACGTTCAATCAGGCCATTGGCGATTACAATCGCATGGTCATCCAGAATTTCATGGCCGGTATAAATCCGACCGTGAGTTAAAGCGTACATATCGACCCCCGGTTAAAAAAAGCGACCGCCCCGGATAAAAGAGGCGGTTATTCAATTACAGACCTTTGATGTTCTCAGCTTCCAGCTCGTTGAAGTATTTCAGCGTTTTCACTTTCAGCTCCATGGTGGACGGTTCGTCACACACGACAACCGCTTTTGGATGCAGCTGTAAGCAGCTGATCGTCCACATATGGTTCACGTTGCCTTCAACGGCAGCCTGAAGCGCTTGCGCTTTCACCGCGCCCAGCACCAGAATCATCACTTCTTCGGCATCCAGCAGCGTGCCCACGCCCACGGTCAGCGCGTATTTAGGCACCTGATTGACGTCGCCGTCAAAGAAGCGGGAGTTAGCCACGCGCGTATCATGGGTCAGCGTTTTAATACGGGTACGGGAAGCCAGTGAAGATGCCGGTTCGTTGAACGCGATATGACCATCGTTGCCTACGCCGCCCATAAACAGGTGGATTTTACCGTAGGAACGGATTTTTTCTTCATACTGACGGCATTCTGCGTCAATATCAGGCGCGTTTCCATTCAGCAGGTTAATGTTTTCAGCCGGAATATCAACGTGATCGAAGAAATTACGGTGCATAAAGCTGTGGTAACTTTCCGGATGTTCCTTTGGCAGGCCGACATATTCGTCCATGTTGAAGGTCACAACGTGTTTAAAGCTTACCTGGCCCGCTTTGTGCATTTCAACCAGAGCTTTATAAGCGGTCAGGGGCGTGCCGCCGGTTGGAAGACCGAGAACGAAAGGACGATCGGCTGTTGGTTTGAACGCGTTGATGCGGTTAACGATATGACGAGCAGCCCATTTTCCGACTTGTTCAGCTGTTGCCAGGGGAATCAGTCTCATTATTCACCTCTAAAGTTTAAGTAAAAGTGGGCGGATGATTAGTGCAACCTGAACTAAGCGTAACCTGGAACCTTTCAGGCCGGATCAATCCGTCTTGATTTTTTGAATGATAAAATAAGTTTTCGTCGTTAGCCAGTGACAGGGAGGGTTTAATACGATATTTGGTGACAATAATCACAAAAAATAGGTGTTTAATTTGCGATACGAATTAATTTTTCACACACTCACACTGCCAGTGAATCATCAACTGTATCTATCGTTCGTGACACAATAAAAACATAGTTTATGCGCGAGTCTTAACAAAGGGTCTCGTAGGGGGAATAGGATGAATATTTTAGGTTTTTTCCAGCGCCTCGGTAGGGCTTTGCAGCTCCCTATCGCCGTGCTACCGGTTGCAGCATTGCTGCTGCGATTCGGGCAACCCGATCTTCTTAACGTGCCGTTTATTGCCCAGGCAGGCGGCGCAATTTTTGACAACCTGGCGCTGATTTTCGCCATCGGTGTGGCGTCAAGCTGGTCAAAAGACAGCGCGGGTGCCGCGGCACTGGCAGGGGCTGTCGGTTACTTCATCCTCACGAAAGCGATGGTAACCATCAATCCTGAAATCAACATGGGTGTGCTGGCAGGTATCATTACTGGCCTGGTGGGTGGCGCCGTGTACAACCGTTGGGCAGGTATCAAACTTCCTGACTTCCTGAGCTTCTTCGGCGGTAAACGTTTTGTGCCGATTGCGACGGGCTTTTTCTGTCTGATCCTCGCCGCCATCTTTGGCTACGTTTGGCCACCGGTGCAGCATGCTATCCATGCGGGTGGCGAGTGGATCGTGTCTGCGGGCGCAATGGGTGCGGGCATCTTCGGTTTCATTAACCGTCTGCTGATCCCAACCGGTCTGCATCAGGTACTGAACACCATCGCCTGGTTCCAGATTGGTGAGTTCACCAACGCGGCCGGCGCGGTATTCCACGGTGATATCAACCGCTTCTACGCAGGCGACGGCACCGCGGGCATGTTCATGTCTGGCTTCTTCCCAATCATGATGTTTGGTCTGCCTGGCGCGGCGCTGGCAATGTACCTGGCTGCGCCGAAAGCGCGTCGCCCAATGGTTGGCGGGATGCTGCTGTCCGTTGCGATCACCGCCTTCCTGACCGGCGTGACCGAGCCACTGGAATTCCTGTTCATGTTCCTGGCTCCGCTGCTGTATCTGATGCATGCGATCCTGACCGGTATCAGCCTGTTCGTCGCCACCCTTCTGGGTATCCATGCTGGCTTCTCCTTCTCCGCAGGCGCCATCGACTATGTGTTGATGTACAACCTGCCGGCGGCAAGCAGCAACGTCTGGATCCTGATGGTGATGGGCCTGATCTTCTTCGTTATCTACTTCGTTCTGTTCAGCGCGGTTATTCGTATGTTTAACCTGAAGACGCCTGGCCGCGAAGATACGAAAGATGATGTTGTGACCAGTGAAGCCAACAGCAATACCGAAGAGGGTTTAACCCAACTGGCAACCAGCTACATTGCCGCTGTGGGTGGCACCGACAACCTGAAAGCGATCGATGCCTGTATTACCCGTCTGCGTCTGACCGTAGGTGACTCCGCGCGCGTGAGCGATGCAATGTGCAAACGCCTGGGTGCGTCTGGTGTGGTGAAACTGAACAAACAAACCATCCAGGTTATCGTGGGTGCGAAAGCCGAATCTATCGGCGATGAAATGAAAAAAGTGGTTGCCCGTGGGCCGGTCGCTGCCGCCTCAACGGATAACGCGCCAGTGGCTGACGCGCCGGTTGCAAAACCGCAGGCTGTGCCAAACGCGGTGACCATCGCTGCGCTGGTTTCTCCGGTGACAGGTGACGTTGTTGCGCTTGAACAGGTGCCTGACGAAGCGTTCGCCAGCAAAGCGGTCGGTGACGGCGTGGCGGTGAAACCAACGGACAAAACTGTGGTCTCTCCGGCTGCCGGTACTATCGTGAAAATCTTCAACACCAACCATGCGTTCTGCCTGGAAACGGAAAAAGGCGCGGAGATCGTTGTCCATATGGGTATCGATACCGTTGCGCTGAACGGCCAGGGCTTTACTCGCCTGGTGGAAGAGGGTGCTGAAGTGGCGGCAGGCCAGCCGATTCTGGAAATGGATCTGGACTTCCTGAATGCCAACGCGCGCTCCATGATAAGCCCGGTCGTGTGCAGCAACATCGACGACTTCAGCGGTCTGGTGATCCAGGCGCAGGGGCAGGTAGTTGCAGGCCAGACGCCACTGTATGAGATTAAAGGCAAGTAATCGCTCCTGAGTAGAGTTATGCCTTTAGCGGCGGGGGATATCCTCCGCCGCTTTTTTTTGCAGCAATTGCCCCCATTATTTTCTTCCGGGACGTTTTAAGGGTTGTCACTACGTCCGGCTTATAAGATCATATGCCGTTATACGTTGTTTACGCTTTGAGGAATCCACGATGAGTGAGGCAGAAGCCCGCCCGAGTAACTTTATTCGTCAGATCATCGATGAAGATCTGGCCAGTGGTAAGCACACCACAGTCCACACGCGTTTCCCGCCGGAGCCAAATGGCTACCTGCACATTGGTCACGCCAAATCGATCTGCCTGAACTTTGGTATTGCGCAAGATTACCAGGGGCAGTGCAACCTGCGTTTCGATGACACCAACCCAGTAAAAGAAGACATCGAATACGTTGAGTCGATAAAAAACGACGTGCAATGGCTGGGCTTCAACTGGTCTGGCGATATCTGCTACTCCTCAGACTATTTCGATCAGCTGTATGCCTACGCGGTTGAACTGATTAACAAAGGTCTGGCATACGTCGACGAATTGTCAGCTGACGAAATCCGTGAATACCGCGGTACGCTGACTCAGCCTGGTAAAAACAGCCCGTTCCGCGATCGTAGCGTGGAAGAGAACCTGGCGCTGTTTGAAAAAATGCGTGCCGGTGGCTTCGAAGAAGGTAAAGCGTGTCTGCGTGCCAAAATCGATATGGCGTCTCCGTTCATCGTGATGCGCGATCCGGTGCTGTACCGCATTAAGTTCGCTGAACACCACCAGACCGGTAACAAGTGGTGCATCTACCCGATGTACGACTTCACCCACTGCATCAGCGATGCGCTGGAAGGCATTACGCACTCTCTGTGCACGCTGGAATTCCAGGACAACCGTCGTCTGTACGACTGGGTGCTGGATAACATCACCATTCCTGTGCATCCGCGTCAGTACGAGTTCTCTCGTCTGAACCTGGAATACACCGTGATGTCCAAGCGTAAGCTGAACCTGCTGGTCACTGACAAGCACGTTGAAGGCTGGGACGACCCACGTATGCCGACCATCTCTGGCCTGCGTCGTCGTGGCTACACCTCCGCCTCCATTCGTGAGTTCTGCAAACGTATCGGCGTCACCAAGCAGGACAACACCATCGAAATGGCGTCTCTGGAATCCTGCATTCGTGAAGACCTGAACGAAAACGCGCCGCGCGCGATGGCGGTGATCGATCCAGTGAAACTGGTTATCGAAAACTATCCGCAGGGCGGAAGCGAACAGGTCTCGATGCCTAACCATCCGAACAAACCGGAAATGGGCATCCGCGACGTGCCGTTCAGCGGTGAAATCTGGATCGATCGCGCCGACTTCCGCGAAGAAGCGAACAAGCAGTACAAGCGTCTGGTGCTGGGCAAAGAAGTGCGTCTGCGTAACGCATATGTGATCAAAGCCGAGCGCGTAGAGAAAGATGCGGAAGGTAACATCACGACCATCTTCTGTACGTACGACGCAGAGACGCTGAGTAAAGATCCGGCGGATGGTCGTAAAGTAAAAGGTGTAATCCACTGGGTGAGCGCGCAGCATGCGCTGCCGGTTGAGATCCGTCTCTACGATCGTCTGTTCAGCGTGCCTAATCCAGGCGCTGCGGAGGACTTCCTGGCGGTCATTAACCCTGAGTCTCTGATTATCAAGCAGGGGTATGCCGAGCCGTCTCTGAAAGCCGCTGAAGCCGGTAAAGCGTTCCAGTTTGAACGTGAGGGTTACTTCTGCCTGGACAGCCGTTACAGCACGGCAGAAAAACCGGTATTTAACCGTACCGTCGGTCTGCGTGATACCTGGACTAAGATCGGCGAATAATAACGCTGCTCTGGTCAATGAGAAACAAACGCCGCGTAATGCGGCGTTTTTTTATTTAACGATCATGTCGTTAAGCATCGGGATAATCATTTAAACCCAACATTCCAGGTCAATGTGGTGCTACTTATTTTATTTAAAAAAAGTTTGTTGTTTTCCAAAAACAGAAACACTGAAAAATATATTCACAATATCAATGTTACTTACTGAAAATCAGCGCATTCCCCCGCCAGTACTCGCTTCCCGGTAAATGTTACAAAGCACTACGAAATATGTGCTCTTCGTCATAATCCTGACTTTTGCCTGATTAAAAGCATTGATAATTCGCGTCGCGAAAAATAACCTAAAGACGGTAGTTAATTCGAGGGTATTTCTGACTACCCCTGACCACTTGGTCTTTTCTGTTTTTCGCCGTTTAAGGCGTTTTAATTCGTCAAAGAGGAATAATCTATGCGTACGTTCAGTGGCAAACGTAGTGCGCTGGCGCTGGCTATCGCCGGTGTGACAGCAATGTCGGGCCTGGTGGTTGCGCCAGAGGCAAAAGCAGCAGGTTTCATCGAAGATTCCACCCTCACGGGCGGTATTTATTACTGGCAGCGTGAGCGTGACCGTAAAGACGTCACTGAAGATAAATACAAAACCAACCTTTCTCACTCGACC
It encodes:
- the glnS gene encoding glutamine--tRNA ligase: MSEAEARPSNFIRQIIDEDLASGKHTTVHTRFPPEPNGYLHIGHAKSICLNFGIAQDYQGQCNLRFDDTNPVKEDIEYVESIKNDVQWLGFNWSGDICYSSDYFDQLYAYAVELINKGLAYVDELSADEIREYRGTLTQPGKNSPFRDRSVEENLALFEKMRAGGFEEGKACLRAKIDMASPFIVMRDPVLYRIKFAEHHQTGNKWCIYPMYDFTHCISDALEGITHSLCTLEFQDNRRLYDWVLDNITIPVHPRQYEFSRLNLEYTVMSKRKLNLLVTDKHVEGWDDPRMPTISGLRRRGYTSASIREFCKRIGVTKQDNTIEMASLESCIREDLNENAPRAMAVIDPVKLVIENYPQGGSEQVSMPNHPNKPEMGIRDVPFSGEIWIDRADFREEANKQYKRLVLGKEVRLRNAYVIKAERVEKDAEGNITTIFCTYDAETLSKDPADGRKVKGVIHWVSAQHALPVEIRLYDRLFSVPNPGAAEDFLAVINPESLIIKQGYAEPSLKAAEAGKAFQFEREGYFCLDSRYSTAEKPVFNRTVGLRDTWTKIGE
- the nagE gene encoding PTS N-acetyl glucosamine transporter subunit IIABC; this encodes MNILGFFQRLGRALQLPIAVLPVAALLLRFGQPDLLNVPFIAQAGGAIFDNLALIFAIGVASSWSKDSAGAAALAGAVGYFILTKAMVTINPEINMGVLAGIITGLVGGAVYNRWAGIKLPDFLSFFGGKRFVPIATGFFCLILAAIFGYVWPPVQHAIHAGGEWIVSAGAMGAGIFGFINRLLIPTGLHQVLNTIAWFQIGEFTNAAGAVFHGDINRFYAGDGTAGMFMSGFFPIMMFGLPGAALAMYLAAPKARRPMVGGMLLSVAITAFLTGVTEPLEFLFMFLAPLLYLMHAILTGISLFVATLLGIHAGFSFSAGAIDYVLMYNLPAASSNVWILMVMGLIFFVIYFVLFSAVIRMFNLKTPGREDTKDDVVTSEANSNTEEGLTQLATSYIAAVGGTDNLKAIDACITRLRLTVGDSARVSDAMCKRLGASGVVKLNKQTIQVIVGAKAESIGDEMKKVVARGPVAAASTDNAPVADAPVAKPQAVPNAVTIAALVSPVTGDVVALEQVPDEAFASKAVGDGVAVKPTDKTVVSPAAGTIVKIFNTNHAFCLETEKGAEIVVHMGIDTVALNGQGFTRLVEEGAEVAAGQPILEMDLDFLNANARSMISPVVCSNIDDFSGLVIQAQGQVVAGQTPLYEIKGK